CTCAGTGGACTTCGTCTTTATGTCTCGATCTAAGTGCAAAGTCGGATAATGAAAAGATTCTTATTACACATACAGAGATTTCTTCTACAATAGGGAGCATACATTTCCATACATTTGTAAGGAAACCCGTTCGTTGTGTAGCTGCGAAGCAAAATACTGAAACCCGGGAAGCTGACATAGCAGCTTCTCAAGTAGAACATCAAGATGGTATCTTTGATCGTCCTCTCAATTGTGCTTAGCAATATATACGCATCGCAGTGCCATCTGCCTAGGgccagcagcaaaacaaaagttTCACATGGCAGCACAAACATCTTCGGTGGCTTCTGCGGCTCGTCAAGAGACCTACTGAAAACgtttgttctttttcagacGGGAGATGTCAAATTGGGAGATGTCGTAAGTGTTGCAAGAGCTTAATAAACCTCGAAGGGAATTATCCAGCTCCTGTTTCAATTGCTTTATGCTTCACGGACACTCTACAAAGACCGAGAATAGCTCTGTTTTGATGCTAAAAGTTGTCGTTATCAGGTAATTCCAGTATAAGTAGGTGCCATTTGATCAGTGTGATAACGTACAACCCTCTGCTGCAGGGTCAGTGCTGCTCTTCGTATGAATTAATTCAGCCAGTACCGTGTGATTAACCTGTGTAGTTGAGGGGATCATTCCAAGATAGACACTCTGTCGCATGGAGAGTTATCTTTACATTAAAATGTACTTAGTTCCACTGAGGCTATAAAAAGTAACgcagagcagcacagacagaacCTGGCTCTCTCCATCACAAaaattctgttcttcctttcccaGACAGGGCATCTTTACAGGAGCTAAGTTTGAGCAGACAGGAGATATAACCTGTGGGTGCCTGGGAATGTGAGAATACACGATCTGCTGAATTTCAAGAACATCATGGAGTCAAATGAagaacagcaaatattttcaaggcATGCAACCAAAATAAATCATGGTGATTTCtagattgttttggtttgtttttgtaggtttttttgtgtgtgtgtgtgtggttttgtttgtttggtttttagcaCTATGCTGTTCTgttcactgaaaacttttgcacACCCAGAAACACTTTCATTGAGAACAATATGTCTGTCTTTTACCTTTAACATCACATTATCAACAGAAGTTATTTGCTACTTTTCAATGAAttctcccttttattttttgtttctttgaccAGCTATAAATGCAAGTTATTTGTGTGtataaaactgaagtttttacTGTTGAAATTGAACTGTACACGTTTACTACAGGAAAAAAGTATGAACCCTTGTTTAACAAGACATTATACATGAATAAGCAGTAACCTTGTGGAGGATTTGCAATCACCTGGTCTATAAAAACAAGCCGGACAAGTAACAGCAATTTATATGCAAAAGTAATGATTTAATGACTATAAGCAAGACAAAGCAATAGAATTGTGCTTCTTTTGCAGACTGGAGACAATGAAATGTTTAACTACAATTTTCCCGTACAAACATGAAACAATATCCATATAGAATAAACACCCTCACAAATGAATAACTGATGGGTGATGAACACACACGAAGTTCgaccaaagcaaagcacaaacTGAAAAGTGTTCCAGGCTGTTCATATTTTATGGTGGAAAAGTTCCTTCTACTGACAAAAATAATACCTTTAGAAGCCTCTAATAAAATGCACCTATTGGTAGGCCATCAAAGAGGAGGCATTCTCCATAATTTACTGGAAATATTAAAGTACCTGTTAAATTTTAATGAAGTTAGTACTGTACCATATACATACACATTAAATCAAATTTAGATAAAATGCCTTCATCCAGCTACTTGCTGGCTTCTCAAAATTTATACCAAATAGTTGATGGCGTCTATAATGATTCtatgtgcttttaaaaacacagtccCACCACaccaaataataaaaaggtaATCAAACAGGTCACAGATTTCCATGTtccttaactttttttttccttcactgcatCACTTCAACatttgcaaaagtaaaaaaaatcacttgggaaaaaaaaaccagacaaagcCAGTAAAATCCTTTTAAGATTGCCAATTGCCTCCAGGTTATCAGAGACTTGAATGTGCTTTCCCAATACTGTAGCTCTCACACGCAAAGTGTTTCTTGCAGTATGAGCAAAGCTCAAACAGGTGGCATCTGCAAGGGTCGAACCAGTTTAGAAATTTAACAACCATATCATGAGTGCATGAAacacaatattttctttatagtatttataaatatatcaTACAATACTGTTTCCTGTTATGTCATATACCAATATGGCATTGTACAATAAGCATAATGCCATCTGATTCTTACAAAAGCGAATCATTTAAACAAGTCAGTAAATAAAACGGTAATACCCGCTTTTAGGCATACAGATTGTAAAACTGAagtttacttttcttttgaTCGGTTCTGCGCAGCAACAGAGGAGTAAAAGATGCAACATAAGAATCAAAATGGCTAATACGCAAAAATTGTTATTCACAGTGACATGGCTACATATATGCATTATTCTATgcatattcttttccttttgttggaTTTCAAGATGAAAAAGCACTTGCTTTCTACAGATTCACAAAACAGCATAAGAACAATAACAATCAAAGAGAACGCAATGGAGGAATTAGTCTGGATTAACAAACTACTTCCCCAGATTTGTATTGACTTCAGGAGTCCAGATGATGGGGACTGAAACAATGCCGCATCACTCAGAACAGGTGAAGGTGTAACTTTTGTTTGCTTCCCAGTCCTCAGAAAACAATTTACATTTCAATCTTGCGTTTCCATTAACGTCCATCCTGAATGTCACCTAGTCCACCTTTTATAGCCAAGTTCAGTGTCActacaaaagaaagcaatttgGACGATAGTCACATGGATTAGCATCTATAAAGCTGTAATGGCATGGAGAGATCTATAtaaaggaggggcagggaaggggggggcgGTAGGAGAGGGGGTGGTAGCCTGGTTGGCTTGTCAACCGGATGAAGTGGCTGAGGAGCCATTTATCGATGTTTTCCGTGCTCTGTTGGTAAAGGAGGATTGGTGGTtactgctggggctgctgctggtgccGTTCATGGTGCTGGAGATGTGAGGGAATTGGGGGTGAGGAGACTGGACCggtgtgctggggctgggcaaacaggaggaggtggaggggaTGCCTCCCGCTGGGCTGCTCGCCTTGTCGCTCCCAGAGTCACTTTCCAGCTCTCCGCTATTATTCAAGCCTTCCCTCTGGTGACTGATCTTCATCCTCTTGCAAGTAGGTCGGACCCGGTATTTCAGGGGGAGAGGCCCATTCTGCAAGGCAAAAGGCAGATCCTGGTGAGCACCCTCCCTAGGCCACAACCCGCCCCTCGCCCCCCTGGGTGGAGGCAGGCCAGAGATACTCACCCGCCTCCAGGTATAGATGTAGGCAATGTCCATTAGGGTGTAGTAGTCCTTCAGAGGCTCCTCTTCATACATCACATCGATCTGTTAGAGATATAAATCCATGCATTAAGGAGTATCCTGACATTTACCCCAGTGTATGTTTGCTGTGAGGTGAAAGCAGCCCCACTGCCATACAGATaagaaaattgagaaaaaaagaaaaaaaagacacaaaaaaacccacagaaaaacTTAAAGCCAAATCCAGGAAGGAATAGGGAATTTTCATATTTGTTAGACATGTTTTGAATAcattaaagataattttcttcatatatcTGTatttacagcattaaaaaattagTCTCATCAAACTCTCCAgatagatatttaaaaaataatattcataaTCCCATCAATATATTGCACACATCAGAAATATTTGGTAGCTAGCACTTGCTGGCCGTAATGAGTGCTAATCAGTATCAGCATGTTTAGAATagcaagattttttaaaaatcactcttTCCCCATAGGTACCTGAAAAGTGTTAGGTATATCCATTTTACTCCGCAGGAACTTTCTTAGATGCATCACTGTCATTGCTGCTGGGCAGCGTAAGTATCTTTTGTCATTCACCTGATGGCATAGTAAGGAAAATTAGCCAACTGAGAACAAGCAATTACTTCAACCAAAGTTGTATTCTTacatttcttgtaatttttaaaaacgCACTTTATTAAATTATTGAGTACAATACAAAAATTTCTGCTGCCTTAGGAGGTACAACAGAAATAAGTGATAAATTACAGTTACacagaaaatacttaaaaaggCAACTAAttttatacataaatattttactcaTTGTAAACATATTTTTAGAATACATTACATaattaatttgtaaataatttattgcAGTATCTGACAAAAAAAGTCACATTCCACTTTAAAAGTACTACaggttgcttttttattttttttaatttgtttacaTATACAGCTGTATGAAGCTGTTTGACCTCTCCTGTACCTAGTGCCATTACAGGTGTGCTTCTTTGGTTCACAAATATacctatgtatttttttcagccacACACCTTGCCCAAGATGTTTATGTATGTATTACATTTCCTCCACAGTAAAGAGAAGTTATTTACCTcttcctttgatttttctttctctttatttccttttctttccagtctgtGAGAAGGAATGAAACAATTACTACAAGTAATAAATACAGCTACTCTCAGTCAGGTAAACATAAAATATTGCCATTCTGGAACTTGCCTATTCTGGTCAAAGAATTCAATGGATAAGCTTATTATCTCGTCGTCTGTTATAATTCTTTTGTCTTCATCAGCCACTTCTCCCCTGTCTTCATTAGAGCCATTGGCAGCTGCGCAGAAATTTCCacaataatttacattttgaaattCAAATCAGGAAGCATGGCAATTCTcagtaacatgaaaaaaattaaatctccaTACTAAGATTGTGAATTACAGCTACCTaactgttaaaaaattaaacttctaGTATGCTGAATTTACTTCTTAAAATGCTGTCACAGTAATACATAATTTGTAAGTTAAAATGAAACGGCAACACATCTAGGTCAATGCtacatttattaaaatttagaaCAAGAAGCTTTTACCATCAGCTGACGGATGAGCAGCATAAAAATCCCtccttcttttcatttcatctAGGTGGAAAAgcatatatatttcttttagtAAGTACTCTGTAACTCCAGGTACTAATACAGGGTagcagctctggttttgtttttctgctcttaaagaaaaaaaaaatgctttaactACTTACTTTTGAAAAGACCTGGTACTAGCTTGTATACAATATCTTGGAGAGTTTTATCTGAcctgaaaaaagaacaacaccaaaacagaaaattaaacagatgAAGCAGTATTTTAATCTAAGTGGTAGCTCCTCATTTATAATCCTTCACAACAATGAGGCATCTTCTACAAAGTGGGAGGCTAGTCATAAAAACTTAACTTACAAGAACTTGTAATCACACCACCACTTCTCCAAATACCACTATAAAGCTAAACTCATCCGTGCTaccacaacagaaaaataattctcttcGACCAAAGGAAAGCCCTCCCTGCATTCATTTCCTATAACatgaaaagagcaaaaagtAACAACAACtacaaaaatattactgaaataaGCAGCATGCATTAAAGTCTTTTCCCTCTTCACCTGGAAAGATTGAGCAGGATGTTTCATGACTATGGAACTATGGTTGGAGTGAAGCACCTCTGAGGTTAAAACTGTTGGGATGGTACACATGGCAattaaagaaagggaagaagcaTTGCATCAGTGGTGGCACATGCAAAAAAAGACCAACAAAAACGTCAATCCAGAGAAATACTTAATTTCCATCAATGACAAAACTCCAAAGAGAGAGCATACACAAGACTTAGCTTGCAAATTGACAAGTCCTTTCAGATTTAAATTGCAGACCAAGAGATAACATCAACACGACTACTGCTGATCTGCCCATATACAGTAAAACAAGAGATTCCGAGGTCGCATTACATCTTTCTCCTACCTTATATTCAAAAGCGGTCGAGTTTTGTGAACTTGGACATCACAGATAGGACAATACTTGCTGGTCTCCAAGTAACGCACGATACAGGTCTTACAGACTGGAAATCAAACACGAAAGCCTTTTAGTGATGGTCATAGGTGAAGCACAGATATGCATAGATCGAGGTGCGATTTTCTAAACTATGCAAGCTATAGCAAATCGTCCACTGTCAGCAGCACGCTGCTTAAGCTAAACGAATACCCAAATAAGCTGCAATTACCATGAAAAGGAGACGCTTAGAGTACATATATTATTAGTTTAACAAAGACCGTAGGGCCGTCGTCAGAAAAACTGCAACGCGGCCGGGCCACCCATTTCCCAGCCCGCCGGGAAGGCGGAGGGGCGGTGGTCCCAGGCACCTCAGAGGGTTCgggttttggtttgctttttctttttttttcttttttttttttttttttctttggaggggggggttgttgtttttttggggtttttttgtttttttcccgTGTTCCCGGGATGCAGGGAAAGGTGGGAATCGGCGGGGAAACAACGCGGAGCGCCCGATGATCGTACTTACAGGAGTGGAGGCACTCTATGATGGTTGTTGCATCAATGAAGTACCCGCCACAGAGCACGCACATGAGATGGGGGTTTAGCTCGGTTATTTTGATTCTGGTTGTTCGGTGCATTTTGGCGTGGCGAGGTGCGGCTCtgaaagacacacacacacagaggaccGATCAGCGAGGGCGAAAGCGGCGGCGTCCCAGGTGCCGAGACCCGGCGCGTCCCCTTTCCCCGAGCGGTCGCATCCCCCGGCGCAGGGGACGATAAAGGGCGgaaggcggcggcggcggcgcggggccGGGTGGCGGGCGAGGGCCGGTCCCGAGGCCGGCGGGGCGTCCCCGCACCTCACCGTACCGGGCCGGCTTGGGCGCAGCCCCGCGGAGGCGCGGTCGCTCCGCGGCACCCACCGCGCCGCTCCCCGGCGGGCACGGGTTGTCCCCGCGGCGCAGCGGGGCACCGGCCGGCTCAGGCTCCCCGGGAGGCTCGGAGTCGATGCGGCGGGGCGGAGGGGAGCTCCGGGGGGGGAGACGGCTGGGCACCGGGCTGCCGGCGAGCAGCACAAAGGGGAACCAGCGCCTCCCGGTGCGGCTGCCCTGGCATTTCCGGAGAGCGGGGAGGGGCGGTGgggggagggacaggaggggggggggacacacgcACCTCGGAGCGGGGCCGGGCACCGGGGCGCCGGGGCCGGCCCGCGAGGGGGTCCGGGCGGCTGCCGCTACTGCTCGGTGCCGATCCGGATCTGCTCCGCTCTCCGAGGGGGTTGCTATAGCAACTTACACTTACACTTGGCATCCTGCCACCGCTGGGAACACACGAGAGCCGGGCGGGGGGGCGGCCGAGGGGGTAGGGGGGggcgggccgggccgagccgagcCGGGCCAGGGGGTGGGACGCGGGGCCCGGGGGTTGGCGGAGGGGGTGGAGGAGCCCGCGGGGGTCTGGGAGACCGGTTgcgaggggaggggagggaaaggggagggcgaggagggggagggggggcagcCCGGGCTGTGTCGGGGTGCCGCAGCCAGCGGGGTGTCGGGGAGCAGCGGGGACGACCCGAGCTTTGGGGTCTCAGCCCGGCGGAGGCGAGCGCCAGAGGCTCCTCCCGAGACTCGGCCATTTCGGATCCTCTCAGGGGCCTCTCTCCACGTCGACTCGGTGCGAGAAGCTGGTCTGAGATCGCTCTCTCCCCCCCCCGCTCACTCCCTCCCTTCGCCGAGCCGCGTCGTGCTCCCGGGGACCGAGCCCGCCGCACTGCCGGCGGGGTGCCGAGCTCCCGCTCCACGCCACCGACATCCCCTCTCCCcagttttcccctttcctcctttctctccttattttctttctctcttctccctcccgCCCTCCCCCCcaactttttctctctctctttccttccccccttctttAGACTCTCGTCTGAAAAGCCTCCCGCGGATGAAGAGAGCGCGGCGCAAAGTTTTGCAAAAGGTAGAAAGAGATTTGCAGCATCAGTGTAAAGTATTTGGACGGGAGAAAACAACTCTTTGGATCCTTTTACAAACCCCCTTTTCAGCAATAAAGCACACCGACGGTGGGGGGAAAAGCTCAAACCGACTTTAAACGGTACATTAGTGACAGCATGCGGAGGACCATGTGACCAGATCATTCCTAAAGCTAAATCAACACCTTGTCAACACAATGCAGCGACAagagtgaaaaacaaatgtCATTTTCACAGTCTGAAACACATAAATCCCCTTCGGATGCACTGGCACCAACGTTAGAGGCACACATACCATTTTAAATGAGAGGGAATAAGAAGTAAAGGGGAAAGCACGCCGGGTAAGAAAACTCCGTCAGCCACAACTgca
This DNA window, taken from Calypte anna isolate BGI_N300 chromosome 2, bCalAnn1_v1.p, whole genome shotgun sequence, encodes the following:
- the BMI1 gene encoding polycomb complex protein BMI-1 — encoded protein: MHRTTRIKITELNPHLMCVLCGGYFIDATTIIECLHSFCKTCIVRYLETSKYCPICDVQVHKTRPLLNIRSDKTLQDIVYKLVPGLFKNEMKRRRDFYAAHPSADAANGSNEDRGEVADEDKRIITDDEIISLSIEFFDQNRLERKGNKEKEKSKEEVNDKRYLRCPAAMTVMHLRKFLRSKMDIPNTFQIDVMYEEEPLKDYYTLMDIAYIYTWRRNGPLPLKYRVRPTCKRMKISHQREGLNNSGELESDSGSDKASSPAGGIPSTSSCLPSPSTPVQSPHPQFPHISSTMNGTSSSPSSNHQSSFTNRARKTSINGSSATSSG